CATGGCTCAACAATTACCCCCCGAATTGCAACAGGAATTAATGAAATTTGATAATATTCGCCGTCAACATGACGCCCTTCAAGGCGTACTTCAACAGATGAAGTCCGAACTGACTGAGTTAAAAGGTACCCTCGAGGAACTGAGCAAGCTCCCCGATGATACGGTGACGTATCGGATTGTTGGCCAGGTCATGTTCAAGGTTGAAAAGCCAAAGCTGGTTGATGATCTTGAAGATAAGAGGCGAACAACAGAGCTCTCTCTAGAGTCTTATACCAAGCGGGCTGAGAGTATGGCCGAATCAATACGTGAAATGTCCGCCAAGCTACAAACCGAGTTTGCGAAGTATGGTATTCAGTGAGCACAATGTCAGGGGTCATAGATATTGGACTTCCCTCTCTGAGCGCGGAGGATATAGAGGCTCTCGCAGAAGAGTGTGAACTCGAAGTCACACGATACATCTTTCAATTCGTTCCAGAAAAGAGCATCTCGGAACTCAGTGTCGTCTGTACACTTGATTTTGGCACTACATTGACCTTTGATCTCGAACTTGATGTCTCTCAAAAGTATGATACTGGCAGTTCCCTTGATGAGATACTAGAACAGGCAGCTGCCCATGCACAGGAATGGCTGGAGTCCCGGCTCAAGGAGATGAAGTCCCAGTGACCCTCAGGCAACTTATCCAAGACGCACAGCATGTCCTGATCATGGGGCATCACAATGCAGATCCTGATGCGCTCTGTTCCATGATCGCCTTCGAGCGTCTCTATCACGCACTTAATCCCGAAGGTAACGCAGTCCTCGCATGTGAGGATGTCAGCAAGCTCTCAACACAAGTGGTTCGTACATTCATCCCTCTCCCTGATATCGTTGAAGTCCCATCCCAAGACTTTGACCTCTATGTCATACTTGACACTAACAATACCTATCAGCTTGGCGAAGCCCTTGAGAACCTGATTCCAGAACCTGATAAGGTGCTGATCATTGACCATCACACGCCAAACCCCGACATATCCACGATGGCCTCGCATCTGGTAGTTCAGAGTGAGCGATCTTCGACCTGTGAGATCTTGGTTTCAGTATTTCAGGATCTTGAGGTGCCTATCACTGCGGAGATTGCAAACCTGCTGCTCTCGGGCATTCTATTTGATACCCGGCGTTTCTTCTATGCTGATGATCACACATTTCATGCGTCTATTGCTCTTATTGATGCTGGTGCAGATTACAACCTCTGTCTTCAGTCCCTTATTGTCCGTCCAGACCGTTCCGAGCGGATCGCTCGTCTTCGTGCGGCAAGCCGACTGAAGATACATCTCATCAATGACTGGATCATTGTCACATCACGGATTGGTGCCTATGAGGCAAGTGCAAGTCGTGCCATTATTGATTTGGGGGCCGACGTTGCCATTGTTGGAGGTCGCCCCTCTAAGAATGCAGTGCGACTAAGTGCGCGTTCGACAAAAGAGTTCTATTCTGCAACTGGTGTCAGTCTTGGACGTGATGTCATGGCACCTCTGGGTCCGTTGATTGACGGTGAAGGTGGTGGTCATCCAAATGCTGGAGGCGCTAATGGTACAAAGAATCTTGAGGCTGCTCTAAAGGAGGCTGTTGAATTGGTCCGCTCTGCTATTAAACGTGGCCCACTTGAGGAGTCTGCTTCTTCATAGGAGGGAACTACCTTGGCCCTGATCGAATGGAAAAACTTCAGTTTCAAGTACATGGGTAGCGACGTACTTGCATTACGGAAGATCAATCTCTCCATCGATGAGGGTGAGTACGTTGTCATAACCGGGCCATCGGGATGTGGTAAGACGACCCTCTGCCGGACCATTAATGCTCTAGTACCACAGTTTCATTCAGGTTACATTGGTGGTAATGTTGTTGTTGACTTGATGAATACACGTGAACACAAAGTGGCAGACATGGCCTCCACAGTGGGTCTCGTCTTTCAAAATCCCGCCAATCAACTTGTTACATTAAGCGTTGAGAAAGAAATCGCATTCGGTCCCGAGAACCTTGGTGTCCCCCCAGAAGTAATCAGGCGTCGTGTCAACGACCTGATACGTCTTCTTGATCTGGAGCATCTGCGTGATAAGCATCCACACGAGATGTCGGGTGGGGAGCAGCAGCGCGTTGCCCTTGCTGCAACATTAGCATTGCACCCAAAGATATTGGTTGCTGATGAGCCAACCTCAAATCTTGATCCTCGGAGTGCCGAAAAGATTCTAGACCTCATTGCTAAACAAAATCAGCAAGGCATGACGGTCATTGTCGTTGAACATAGGCTCGATATTGTTGCTAAAGATGCCTCACGAATAGTCTTGATGGACAAGGGTCAGATCGTGGCCGATGGTCCACCACGAGAAATACTTGCCATGGACCTGTGTGAGGAGATTGGCATTGGAGTGCCAAAGGCTGTTGAGTTGTATAAGCGATTGAGGGCCCGTGGTATCGAGTTGCCCCAAGTGCCGCTCACTGGAGAGGAGCTTGCATCAATCATCAGGGAGGTGTACACATGACAATCATCTTTGATGATGTGCACTTTGCCTATGACGGCATCTATACTGCTCTTCGTGGGGTTTCTCTCCAAATCGATTATGGTGAGTCTATTGCGATCATGGGGACAAATGGTGCTGGCAAGACGACTCTCATCAAGCATCTAAATGGTCTTCTCCGGCCCTCTCATGGTCGAGTCCTTCTTGACGGTGCTGATATTCGTGACAAGTCTGTTGCCGAGCTCTCACGAATTGTTGGGCTTGTCTGGCAAAACCCCGATCATCAGCTCTTTCTCGAATCGGTAGAAAAGGAGATTCTCTTCGGTCTGAAAAATCTAGGATTCTCCACGGAGGAGGCTGAAGAGCGATGTGCCTCCACGCTCTCAAAACTTGGGCTGTCACATCTTGCGAAGCGTCGTCCCTTTTCTCTCTCTGGTGGGGAACGCAAACGGGTTGCTCTTGCATCCATTCTTGCAACAGAGCCACAGGTCTTGGCTCTTGACGAGCCTACAATTGGTCAAGATGCGCGTCAGAAGAAGCGTCTGGCTCAGATGCTTCATGAGATGAACCGCGAGGGGCGTACGGTCATTGTTGTGACCCATGATATTGAATTTGCAGTCGAAAACTTCTCTCGTGCCATTGCGATGGCAGGCGGGCGGATAGTTGCAGATGGTTCCACTCCTACAGTTCTGAGTAACGAGGAAGTAGTGGCACGCTGTTCGTTGGCCCCCCCACAGATGACAATTGCGGCACGTGAACTTCATCAAGACTTTCCAAGAATCCCTGAACGGTTGACCCAAGTGGAAGAATTGGAACGAGAAATCGTCCGAGTTGTGGGAGGTGAATGATCTTTGTCCTTCTTAGAGATATTCAAGTACACACGCCAAGACTCGATCATTCATCGTCTAGACCCCCGTACAAAACTGGCTCTCTCGTCAGTATTAGGCATCATCTCGCTCTTATTTCTCGACATCATCCCCCTTATCATTATTATACTCTTTCTTCTCCCTCTATTGGCGGCTGCGAAATCGTTAGGTCGTTGGGCTAAGAACATCAAAGGGTTGGCATCTCTTGTCCTCTTTATTATGGTCTTCAATACGCTCTTTTCTACTGATCCACATCCTTTCTCACGGTCATTAGCTCTAGCTCTTCGTCTATTGGCAATGATGACCTCATTCTCCTTCTTCTTCCTTACAGTCCATCCGGATGAACTCTCTCAGGCACTCATCAAACTTCATGTGAAATACGAGTTTGCTCTGGCTGTCAGTATGGCCATGCGCTATGTTCCCACTCTTGGACAGGACGCTTACTCGATAATGGACGCACAGAAGTCACGCGGAGTAGAACTCGACAAGGGGAATCTTTTGAAGAGGATTCGAAACATCATTCCTATCATTGTCCCTCTGATCGTGGTTGCAATACGGCGTGCTCTCTCAATCTCTGAGAGTATGGAGTCTCGCGGATTCGGTGCCAGTGGAGGTCGTACCTACATGGATATGATCCGGTTCAAGCGTCGTGATTGGGCCGTTCTGACCCTCTCAATTCTTGCCCTCTTCTTAATACTCTTCCTCAAGTTCTGGTGGGGTCTCCCAAGTTGGATGCTCTGGCAACTCCCCTTTTGATCCCTGTCTATCGCGTTGCGGAGCTATTGCGCCCCTTTAATTTTCCAAGCCGAATACTTTTATTGACTAAAGTATCTATCTAATATTCGGGAGTTAACGGTTATGCACGCGCACGCCGATACCACGTATACCCAGCGAAATGATCCGTGGACGCTGGTCTATTTCCTCTTCTCTATACTTATAGTGGCCATCTCCGCGGTCGTCTTCGCTCTGTATGAGACCCTGACACTGGTCTTTGCTAATGGGGCAACATCCACCATCGACTCTGTGATGATCTCAACCATTGGTATCATCACGCCAATCGTGCCTCTCACGGGGCTTGTCGTAGGGATGCTATTATCATACAAGTACTATTCTCGCTATGGCCGGTGGAGCACCGAGTTTGATACGAAGGAAGAGGTGTATATTCCACGAGAATGTTTCACCCAGTATGTCTTGTATCTCATTATTGGTGCCTTGCCATTTATAGTTCTTAGGACCGTTGATTTTCTACAATCCACCACTACATCATTACTGCTCTGTGATCTCTTTCTCTCTCTATTTGGCGGATTTGCTCTTGTGGCCTCAGCTGGATTCTTGTGGGACTATTATGATCTCCATGCAATTGCTAGAGGCAAAGGCGGTATCTTATCGCTCTATCTGACAAGTGAAGGACCGACTCCATTGACGACGACGGTTCTCTCACCAATTGGAGGTCATAGGTTTCAACTTCTTGATCCGCGAGTCAAGTATGTTCACATCCAAATTCTAGTACGCTCTGTCTATGTGCATGATGCATCTTTGCCGTACAGACCAGCTGATGGCCTCTCGCATTAGGTCATAGTCTTGTCATCTGTGAGGCCTTGTTCGGCCTCATCTGCTTTTTTTCTCCGTCTTTTATTTTATTGGCGTGGTCTCCAATTCAGCTAGCGATAATTTATCTGAAAGTGTTGCGTATTTATTCATATCATGTCAATTGCAAAGCGTGTCAAGCTGCCTGACAGGACTGAATATACCATTGCCACGCTCATGCGTGATGTGATGGCCATTGAGGCAACTCCTAGTGTGGCCTCCCGAATTGCCACTGAGATCCTGTACTATGAGTGGACCTGTTGTCTGAACACACTGGAATCGGACCATTCTATAACGCAAGGGCTGGATCGCTTGATCAAATTCATGCAGGAAGAATATGAGCAGGAACTCGTCGAGGGCCGTCTCTGGCGTACCGCTGACACTCCTCGTGCGGCAATCAAGGCGATTCTCAAGACGCTTCCCCCAGAGGTTCTCGAGTACACGTTGTGTCGTGATCATCATTATGTTCATGATGTTCTTGAGTCCACAAGAGCCGAACGTGTCAAAGAGATCGAGCGTTACTCCAAAATCGAGGAACGCTTGCAAGAAGAGATAGAACAGTCACCGGATGACCCTGACCTCTATAACCAGTTGCGCCTCACTCTCTGGATGCTTGGTCGTTATCGTGAGGCCAGTGATGCCTTCAAGAAGGCAAAGTCTCTTGGGTGGACCCCTGAGAACTCGCTACTGGTAGCGATATGACCGATCAAAACATCCTGTACTAGGATATGTTGTCCTAACTTAACAGTATAGAATCCTATCATGAGTCACGGATCAGTCCTCGCCTTTCTCCCCTCAAGTCCCGACTTGACGAACGAATCGCCGGAATCGACCTCTTGTTCCATGAGATATGCATGAATTATCTGTCTTAGTAATTCTTTCAGACTTTTGTTTTCTTGTTTGGCCCGCATCATTAGGAGCGTATGTTTTTCAGGAGTGATCTCAGTCTGTACGATTAGTATGTAACGTCCTTCATGTGACATGTCCCGTGTTCATATATGATGACTCTGGCTCTTAATTTAATGTGATATTCAAAGCATTTAAGCGCATTTTGCCAGACATTCCCATAGCGGCCAATATGATTCTCAAATGGTAGTGATCAAATGAAGTTTGATGTTTCCAAGGCCATGACAATAAAATTGTCAGACAAACTCCCCCCCGATCCCGTCTTTGATCCTCAGTATAGGCGCGCTCCAAGCAGAGGGTTTGACCTCTCGGAGAGCGATACCGTTCTCGCGGTCAAGAATGCCCTCCGATATGTGCCTGAGAAGCTGCACGAGCGTCTTGCTCCCGAGTTCTTGGAGGAACTGATGACTCGTGGTCGGATCTATGCATATCGATACCGTCCTCCCGGTGCCATCCGTGCAAAGCCCGTTGATGAATACAAGGGAATACTCGAGGCCCGCGCAATTCAAGTCATGATTGACAATAACCTTGACTTTGATATCGCTCTTTATCCTTACGAGCTGGTCACCTATGGTGAGTCAGGACAGGTCTGCCAGAACTGGCTACAATATCAGCTCATCAAAAAATACTTGGAGATCATGACAGAGGAACAGACTCTTGCAGTCATGTCCGGCCATCCCCTTGGCCTCTTTCCCAGTCGTCGTGATGCCCCTCGTGCCATATTGACCAATGGTCTCATGGTGGGTATGTTCGACACCCCCGAAGACTTTCATCGTGCACAAGCCCTCGGCTGTGCGTCGTATGCACAGATGACGGCCGGAGGCTGGATGTATATAGGTCCGCAGGGGATTGTCCATGGCACCTATATCACACTACTGAACGCTGGACGGCTCTACCTTGGAATTCCCGCCGACAAAGATCTGGCCGGCCGTGTGTATTTGACCTCCGGTCTTGGAGGGATGAGTGGTGCACAGGCAAAGGCCGTAGAGATCGCTGGCGGTATTGGTG
This Candidatus Thorarchaeota archaeon DNA region includes the following protein-coding sequences:
- a CDS encoding DUF3194 domain-containing protein, encoding MSGVIDIGLPSLSAEDIEALAEECELEVTRYIFQFVPEKSISELSVVCTLDFGTTLTFDLELDVSQKYDTGSSLDEILEQAAAHAQEWLESRLKEMKSQ
- a CDS encoding ATP-binding cassette domain-containing protein; this encodes MALIEWKNFSFKYMGSDVLALRKINLSIDEGEYVVITGPSGCGKTTLCRTINALVPQFHSGYIGGNVVVDLMNTREHKVADMASTVGLVFQNPANQLVTLSVEKEIAFGPENLGVPPEVIRRRVNDLIRLLDLEHLRDKHPHEMSGGEQQRVALAATLALHPKILVADEPTSNLDPRSAEKILDLIAKQNQQGMTVIVVEHRLDIVAKDASRIVLMDKGQIVADGPPREILAMDLCEEIGIGVPKAVELYKRLRARGIELPQVPLTGEELASIIREVYT
- a CDS encoding energy-coupling factor ABC transporter ATP-binding protein; this encodes MTIIFDDVHFAYDGIYTALRGVSLQIDYGESIAIMGTNGAGKTTLIKHLNGLLRPSHGRVLLDGADIRDKSVAELSRIVGLVWQNPDHQLFLESVEKEILFGLKNLGFSTEEAEERCASTLSKLGLSHLAKRRPFSLSGGERKRVALASILATEPQVLALDEPTIGQDARQKKRLAQMLHEMNREGRTVIVVTHDIEFAVENFSRAIAMAGGRIVADGSTPTVLSNEEVVARCSLAPPQMTIAARELHQDFPRIPERLTQVEELEREIVRVVGGE
- a CDS encoding prefoldin subunit beta, giving the protein MAQQLPPELQQELMKFDNIRRQHDALQGVLQQMKSELTELKGTLEELSKLPDDTVTYRIVGQVMFKVEKPKLVDDLEDKRRTTELSLESYTKRAESMAESIREMSAKLQTEFAKYGIQ
- a CDS encoding energy-coupling factor transporter transmembrane protein EcfT, with protein sequence MSFLEIFKYTRQDSIIHRLDPRTKLALSSVLGIISLLFLDIIPLIIIILFLLPLLAAAKSLGRWAKNIKGLASLVLFIMVFNTLFSTDPHPFSRSLALALRLLAMMTSFSFFFLTVHPDELSQALIKLHVKYEFALAVSMAMRYVPTLGQDAYSIMDAQKSRGVELDKGNLLKRIRNIIPIIVPLIVVAIRRALSISESMESRGFGASGGRTYMDMIRFKRRDWAVLTLSILALFLILFLKFWWGLPSWMLWQLPF
- a CDS encoding DHH family phosphoesterase, with the translated sequence MTLRQLIQDAQHVLIMGHHNADPDALCSMIAFERLYHALNPEGNAVLACEDVSKLSTQVVRTFIPLPDIVEVPSQDFDLYVILDTNNTYQLGEALENLIPEPDKVLIIDHHTPNPDISTMASHLVVQSERSSTCEILVSVFQDLEVPITAEIANLLLSGILFDTRRFFYADDHTFHASIALIDAGADYNLCLQSLIVRPDRSERIARLRAASRLKIHLINDWIIVTSRIGAYEASASRAIIDLGADVAIVGGRPSKNAVRLSARSTKEFYSATGVSLGRDVMAPLGPLIDGEGGGHPNAGGANGTKNLEAALKEAVELVRSAIKRGPLEESASS